The proteins below come from a single Acidovorax sp. NCPPB 4044 genomic window:
- a CDS encoding HDOD domain-containing protein produces the protein MELNALLEMPVALPSHPRAVALLMAELAHAEPSLRRLTQIFCTDPALAARLLELANTPAFQAPRAICGVPEALALVGVPQLQTLVGSAALGTTSRSVPGVNLQQFWRYSLHTAKMARSLAGIVRHNPLAAYTAGLLHGLGELLIHLGHPERLVSINSLVGLFDPRRAALEQRLLGYGFGEVSAAMARRWQLPQMVVDALQYQHAPFDNSVYEPLAGVLHLAAWRAWAREAGWGDKELAVSFPAEVGLPLGLDIDMVLQQDSIDWTAHADASAYMV, from the coding sequence ATGGAACTCAACGCCCTGCTGGAAATGCCCGTGGCGCTGCCGAGCCATCCGCGCGCGGTGGCGCTGCTGATGGCCGAACTCGCGCACGCCGAGCCCAGCCTGCGCCGCCTCACGCAGATCTTCTGCACCGACCCCGCCCTGGCGGCGCGCCTGCTGGAGCTGGCCAACACTCCCGCCTTCCAAGCCCCGCGCGCGATCTGTGGCGTGCCCGAGGCGCTGGCGCTGGTGGGCGTGCCGCAACTGCAGACGCTGGTCGGCTCGGCGGCGCTGGGCACCACCTCGCGCTCGGTGCCGGGCGTCAACCTGCAGCAGTTCTGGCGCTACAGCCTGCACACGGCCAAGATGGCGCGCTCGCTGGCCGGCATCGTGCGGCACAACCCGCTGGCCGCCTACACGGCCGGCCTGCTGCACGGCCTGGGCGAGTTGCTGATCCACCTGGGCCACCCCGAACGGCTGGTGTCGATCAACTCGCTGGTGGGCCTGTTCGACCCGCGCCGCGCGGCGCTGGAGCAGCGCCTGCTCGGATACGGTTTCGGCGAGGTGAGCGCGGCCATGGCGCGGCGCTGGCAATTGCCGCAGATGGTGGTCGATGCGCTGCAGTACCAGCACGCGCCGTTCGACAACAGCGTCTACGAGCCCCTGGCGGGCGTCCTGCACCTCGCCGCCTGGCGGGCCTGGGCGCGCGAGGCCGGCTGGGGCGACAAGGAACTGGCCGTGTCGTTCCCCGCGGAAGTCGGGCTGCCGCTGGGCCTGGACATCGACATGGTGCTGCAGCAGGACTCCATCGACTGGACGGCGCACGCGGACGCGAGCGCCTACATGGTGTGA
- a CDS encoding Tex family protein: MQQIIRQLATEIRVEEKQVRAAVELLDGGATVPFIARYRKEVTGGLDDVQLRELDARLAYLRELDDRRGAVLKAIDEQGKLTDALRAAIAAAPTKQELEDIYLPFKQKRRTKGQIAREFGIEPLADRLFADPTLDPATEAQAFLRPPEVLDDGKPGADFSTTFAVLDGVRDILSERWAEDAALVQLMREWLWTEGLLRSKKVDAKNEADPEVAKFRDYFEYDEPIGRVPSHRALAVFRGRALEILEAKLVLPVEPEPGKPSIAEGRIALHLGWSHAARAADDLIRKCVAWTWRVKLSLSTERDLFSRLREEAEKVAIKVFADNLRDLLLAAPAGPRAVMGLDPGIRTGVKVAVVDATGKLVETATVYPHEPRRDWDGSLHTLARLVQKHGVQLVAIGNGTASRETDKLAADLLKMVAKADLAFEKVVVSEAGASVYSASEYASQEMPDVDVSLRGAASIARRLQDPLAELVKIDPKSIGVGQYQHDVNQSELARTLDAVVEDCVNSVGVDLNTASAPLLSRVSGLSGSVAKAVVRWREANGAFRSRRQLMEVAGLGAKTFEQSAGFLRIRGGDNPLDMTGVHPETYPVVERILAHTAKPVNEVMGRADMLKQLKPELFANEKVGVITVKDILAELEKPGRDPRPDFKVARFNDGVEDIADLKEGMVLEGTVSNVAQFGAFVDLGVHQDGLVHVSQLSHKFVQDAREVVKTGDIVKVKVLEVDAPRKRISLTMKLDAAPARRDADGRGARDNRFEGAGRGHAAPQRRAPEPAAPSAMASAFAKLQGHKR, from the coding sequence ATGCAGCAGATCATCCGGCAACTGGCCACGGAAATCAGGGTGGAGGAAAAGCAGGTCCGCGCGGCGGTGGAGCTGCTCGACGGTGGGGCGACGGTGCCCTTCATCGCGCGCTACCGCAAGGAAGTCACGGGCGGTCTGGACGACGTGCAGCTGCGCGAACTGGACGCGCGCCTGGCGTACCTGCGTGAGCTGGACGACCGCCGCGGCGCGGTGCTGAAGGCGATCGACGAGCAGGGCAAGCTCACCGACGCGCTGCGTGCCGCGATCGCCGCGGCGCCCACCAAGCAGGAGCTGGAAGACATCTACCTGCCGTTCAAGCAGAAGCGCCGCACCAAGGGCCAGATCGCGCGTGAGTTCGGCATCGAGCCGCTCGCCGACCGCCTGTTCGCCGATCCCACGCTCGACCCGGCCACCGAGGCGCAGGCCTTCCTGCGGCCGCCCGAGGTGCTGGACGACGGCAAGCCCGGCGCCGATTTCTCCACCACCTTCGCGGTGCTCGACGGTGTGCGCGACATCCTCTCCGAGCGCTGGGCCGAGGACGCGGCCCTCGTGCAGTTGATGCGCGAATGGCTCTGGACCGAGGGCCTGCTGCGCAGCAAGAAGGTGGATGCGAAGAACGAGGCCGACCCCGAGGTGGCCAAGTTCCGCGACTATTTCGAATACGACGAACCCATCGGCCGCGTGCCCTCGCACCGTGCGCTGGCGGTGTTCCGCGGCCGCGCGCTGGAGATCCTCGAGGCCAAGCTCGTGCTGCCCGTGGAGCCCGAACCGGGCAAGCCCAGCATCGCCGAAGGCCGCATCGCGCTGCACCTGGGCTGGAGCCATGCGGCCCGCGCGGCCGACGACCTGATCCGCAAATGCGTGGCCTGGACCTGGCGCGTGAAGCTCAGCCTCTCCACCGAGCGCGACCTGTTCTCGCGCCTGCGCGAGGAGGCCGAGAAGGTGGCGATCAAGGTCTTCGCCGACAACCTGCGCGACCTGCTGCTGGCGGCGCCGGCCGGCCCGCGCGCGGTGATGGGGCTGGACCCCGGCATCCGCACCGGCGTGAAGGTGGCGGTGGTCGATGCCACCGGCAAGCTGGTGGAGACCGCCACGGTGTACCCGCACGAGCCGCGCCGCGACTGGGACGGCTCGCTGCACACGCTCGCGCGCCTCGTGCAGAAGCACGGCGTGCAGCTCGTGGCCATCGGCAACGGCACCGCGAGCCGCGAGACCGACAAGCTGGCGGCCGACCTGCTCAAGATGGTGGCGAAGGCCGACCTCGCATTCGAGAAGGTCGTGGTGAGCGAAGCGGGTGCTTCGGTGTATTCGGCCAGCGAATACGCGAGCCAGGAGATGCCCGACGTGGACGTGAGCCTGCGCGGCGCGGCCAGCATCGCGCGGCGCCTGCAGGACCCGCTGGCCGAGCTCGTGAAGATCGACCCCAAGAGCATCGGCGTGGGCCAGTACCAGCACGATGTGAACCAGAGCGAGCTGGCGCGCACGCTGGACGCGGTGGTCGAGGACTGCGTGAACTCCGTGGGCGTGGACCTCAACACCGCGAGCGCACCGCTGCTCTCGCGCGTGTCGGGCCTCTCGGGCAGCGTGGCCAAGGCCGTGGTGCGCTGGCGCGAGGCCAACGGGGCCTTCCGCAGCCGCCGCCAGTTGATGGAGGTGGCGGGCCTGGGTGCCAAGACCTTCGAGCAGTCGGCCGGCTTCCTGCGCATCCGCGGCGGCGACAACCCGCTCGACATGACGGGCGTGCACCCCGAAACCTACCCGGTCGTGGAGCGCATCCTGGCGCACACCGCCAAGCCCGTGAACGAGGTGATGGGCCGCGCCGACATGCTCAAGCAGCTCAAGCCCGAGCTGTTCGCCAACGAGAAGGTCGGCGTCATCACCGTGAAGGACATCCTGGCCGAGCTGGAGAAGCCCGGCCGCGATCCGCGCCCGGACTTCAAGGTGGCGCGCTTCAACGACGGCGTGGAGGACATCGCCGACCTGAAGGAGGGCATGGTGCTGGAGGGCACGGTGAGCAACGTGGCGCAGTTCGGCGCGTTCGTGGACCTGGGCGTGCACCAGGACGGCCTCGTGCACGTGAGCCAGCTGAGCCACAAGTTCGTCCAGGATGCGCGCGAGGTCGTGAAGACGGGAGACATCGTCAAGGTGAAGGTGCTGGAGGTGGACGCCCCGCGCAAGCGCATCAGCCTCACGATGAAGCTCGATGCCGCACCGGCCCGCCGCGATGCGGATGGCCGTGGCGCGCGCGACAACCGCTTCGAAGGCGCGGGCCGGGGCCATGCCGCGCCGCAGCGCCGCGCACCGGAGCCGGCGGCCCCGTCGGCCATGGCGTCGGCCTTCGCGAAGCTCCAAGGTCACAAACGGTAA
- the gltX gene encoding glutamate--tRNA ligase, protein MSQSPSSAASAGGTQRVRTRFAPSPTGFIHLGNIRSALYPWAFARATGGDFILRIEDTDVERSSQAAVDVILEGMQWLGMQPDEGPFYQMQRMDRYKEVLAQMQAQGLVYPCYMSVQELDALRERQMQAKEKPRYDGTWRPEPGKTLPAIPAGVQPVLRFCNPIGGSVVWEDKVKGRIEIRNEELDDLVIARPDGTPTYNFCVVVDDIDMAITHVIRGDDHVNNTPRQINIFRALGKEPPVYAHLPTVLNEQGEKMSKRNGAKAVTQYREEGYLAEAMVNYLARLGWSHGDDEIFSREQFLGWFDLDHLGRSAAQFDEAKLRWVNAQHMKASSDERLAELIAPRLLERGIAETDLADGRLPRICALFKDRCDTLVSLCDWAFVFYGDVVPNEEERAKHVVDAVKPAIGALSAALAGCAWDKASIATAFKEVLTAHGLKMPQLAMPVRVLTVGTAHTPSVDAVLELLGREKIAARLRNA, encoded by the coding sequence ATGAGCCAAAGCCCTTCTTCCGCAGCTTCCGCTGGCGGCACGCAACGCGTGCGCACCCGTTTCGCTCCGTCGCCCACGGGCTTCATCCACCTGGGCAACATCCGGTCTGCTCTCTATCCCTGGGCATTCGCCCGCGCCACGGGCGGGGATTTCATCCTGCGCATCGAAGACACCGACGTGGAGCGATCGAGCCAGGCCGCCGTCGATGTGATTCTGGAAGGCATGCAGTGGCTGGGCATGCAGCCCGATGAGGGCCCGTTCTACCAGATGCAGCGCATGGATCGCTACAAGGAGGTGCTGGCCCAGATGCAGGCGCAAGGCCTCGTGTACCCGTGCTACATGAGCGTGCAGGAACTCGATGCCCTGCGCGAGCGGCAGATGCAGGCCAAGGAAAAGCCGCGCTACGACGGCACGTGGCGGCCCGAACCCGGCAAGACGCTGCCGGCGATCCCCGCGGGCGTGCAGCCCGTTTTGCGGTTCTGCAATCCCATCGGCGGATCGGTCGTGTGGGAAGACAAGGTCAAGGGCCGCATCGAGATCCGCAACGAAGAGCTGGACGATCTCGTGATCGCGCGCCCCGATGGCACGCCCACCTACAACTTCTGCGTGGTGGTGGACGATATCGACATGGCGATCACGCATGTGATCCGCGGCGATGACCACGTGAACAACACGCCGCGGCAGATCAACATCTTTCGTGCGTTGGGCAAGGAGCCGCCCGTGTACGCCCACCTGCCGACCGTGCTCAATGAGCAGGGCGAGAAGATGAGCAAGCGCAATGGCGCCAAGGCCGTGACGCAATACCGCGAGGAAGGCTATCTGGCGGAAGCCATGGTGAACTATCTTGCCCGCCTGGGTTGGAGCCATGGCGACGACGAGATCTTCTCGCGCGAGCAGTTCCTGGGATGGTTCGATCTGGACCACCTGGGGCGCAGCGCCGCGCAGTTCGACGAAGCCAAGCTGCGCTGGGTGAATGCCCAGCACATGAAGGCTTCTTCCGATGAGCGGCTGGCGGAGTTGATCGCCCCCCGCCTGCTGGAGCGTGGGATCGCGGAGACCGACCTTGCCGATGGGCGGCTGCCCCGCATCTGCGCGCTTTTCAAGGACCGCTGCGACACATTGGTGTCGCTGTGCGACTGGGCCTTCGTTTTCTACGGCGATGTGGTGCCCAACGAAGAGGAGCGTGCCAAGCACGTGGTGGACGCCGTGAAGCCCGCCATCGGAGCGCTCTCCGCAGCGTTGGCAGGATGCGCATGGGACAAGGCCTCCATCGCCACCGCCTTCAAGGAAGTGCTCACCGCCCATGGCCTGAAGATGCCGCAACTGGCCATGCCCGTTCGCGTGCTGACCGTGGGCACTGCGCATACACCTTCGGTCGATGCCGTCCTTGAATTGCTGGGGCGCGAAAAAATTGCCGCCAGATTGCGAAACGCATAA
- a CDS encoding DUF1624 domain-containing protein: MLLDHVRETFFLHQQVMDPMVVADTSPAVFFSRLLAHVCAPVFVFLTGLSAFLYGSRQTDARTTASVFLLKRGLFLVLLEVTLVNFAWTFQWPPRVIYLQVIWAIGLSMLALAALLWLPRGVLAAVGLAVVTGHNLLDGWHFPAGHPLHVPWAILHDRGWLGEEGVLRLRTSYPVLPWIGVIALGYAAGPWFSPSQDAAARQRRLLAWALGLLGLFFAVRGLNLYGDKPWTVGGTALETTMGFLNVTKYPPSLLFVALTLGSGLGLLWAFERVPAARWLRILVAFGAAPMFFYVLHLYVLKALYLGALAVWGPNRGTVFGFGAMWQIWLCTALLAVLLYRPVRAFGAFKARRKDLAWLKYL; encoded by the coding sequence ATGTTGCTCGACCATGTGCGGGAGACATTCTTCCTGCACCAGCAGGTGATGGACCCGATGGTGGTTGCCGACACGTCTCCCGCAGTCTTCTTCAGCCGTTTGCTCGCGCACGTGTGCGCTCCGGTTTTCGTCTTCCTGACCGGGTTGTCCGCTTTCCTCTACGGGTCGCGGCAGACCGACGCACGGACGACGGCATCGGTCTTCCTGCTCAAGCGCGGGCTGTTTCTCGTGCTGCTCGAAGTCACGCTGGTCAATTTCGCCTGGACCTTCCAGTGGCCTCCTCGCGTCATCTATCTGCAGGTGATCTGGGCGATCGGCCTCAGCATGCTGGCGCTGGCAGCGCTGCTGTGGCTGCCGCGCGGCGTGCTGGCGGCGGTGGGCCTGGCCGTGGTCACCGGGCACAACCTGCTGGATGGATGGCACTTTCCCGCCGGGCACCCGTTGCATGTGCCCTGGGCGATTCTCCATGACCGTGGCTGGCTGGGCGAAGAAGGGGTGCTGCGCCTGCGAACCTCCTATCCGGTCTTGCCCTGGATCGGCGTGATCGCGTTGGGTTATGCCGCAGGACCCTGGTTCTCCCCCTCGCAGGATGCGGCAGCCCGCCAGCGGCGGCTGCTCGCCTGGGCGCTGGGGCTTCTGGGGCTGTTCTTCGCGGTGCGTGGCCTGAACCTCTATGGCGACAAGCCATGGACGGTGGGCGGCACGGCGCTGGAAACCACGATGGGCTTTCTCAACGTGACGAAGTACCCGCCTTCGCTGCTGTTCGTGGCCCTCACGCTGGGTTCGGGACTGGGGCTCCTCTGGGCCTTCGAACGCGTGCCGGCTGCGCGGTGGCTGCGCATTCTCGTGGCCTTCGGCGCTGCGCCCATGTTCTTCTACGTGCTGCACCTGTATGTGCTCAAGGCCCTGTATCTGGGCGCGCTCGCGGTGTGGGGGCCCAACCGGGGAACGGTTTTCGGCTTCGGTGCGATGTGGCAGATCTGGCTATGCACGGCATTGCTCGCCGTGCTGCTCTACCGGCCGGTGCGGGCGTTCGGGGCGTTCAAGGCCCGCCGCAAGGATCTGGCCTGGCTGAAATATCTGTAG
- a CDS encoding DUF72 domain-containing protein, with product MQESLFGDDLPPPPPPPPPPAPAADPAPSDTKPPAAPARRGAGGVRPVAPDADLLALAAALPPPLRLGGSSWSYPGWKGLVWEGDHSESTLARQGLAAYAQHPLMRTVSIDRGFYRPLTVSQYAGYAAQVPEDFRFIVKAPSLVTDALVRAEDGRGRAPNPAFLDAALALQEFVAPALEGLGAKVGALVFQLSPLPLAQLDRLEATIERLGALLRAMPPLAPTAPDGVLAVEVRDPQWLWPEYEPLFADALRSAGATYCLGLHAKMPPLQEQLRLLRRLWPGPLVCRWNLNPVHGAYGYEDAEALYSPFDRIVHPAPEVQAVLARALSGITGAGQNAFVAISNHAEGCAPLTIRTLAAQVAALRAPQPSPPPD from the coding sequence ATGCAAGAATCCCTTTTCGGCGACGACCTTCCGCCCCCTCCTCCACCGCCCCCGCCGCCCGCCCCGGCCGCGGACCCGGCCCCCTCGGATACCAAACCTCCCGCCGCACCGGCGCGGCGCGGCGCCGGCGGCGTGCGGCCCGTCGCACCGGATGCCGACCTGCTCGCGCTCGCCGCAGCGCTCCCGCCCCCTTTGCGGCTGGGTGGCTCGTCCTGGAGCTATCCCGGCTGGAAGGGCCTCGTCTGGGAGGGCGATCATTCCGAATCCACGCTCGCCCGGCAGGGCCTGGCGGCGTATGCGCAGCATCCGCTGATGCGCACCGTGAGCATCGACCGGGGGTTCTACCGGCCGCTCACGGTGAGCCAGTACGCGGGCTACGCGGCCCAGGTGCCGGAGGACTTCCGCTTCATCGTGAAGGCGCCGAGCCTCGTGACCGATGCGCTCGTGCGCGCCGAGGACGGCCGGGGACGCGCGCCCAATCCGGCCTTTCTGGACGCTGCGCTGGCGCTGCAGGAATTCGTGGCGCCGGCGCTGGAGGGCCTGGGGGCCAAGGTCGGGGCGCTGGTGTTCCAGCTGAGCCCCCTGCCACTCGCGCAGCTCGACCGCCTCGAAGCCACCATCGAGCGCCTCGGCGCCCTGCTGCGCGCCATGCCGCCGCTCGCGCCCACCGCGCCGGACGGCGTGCTGGCCGTGGAGGTGCGCGATCCGCAATGGCTGTGGCCCGAGTACGAGCCGCTGTTCGCGGATGCCCTGCGTTCGGCCGGCGCCACCTACTGCCTGGGCTTGCACGCCAAGATGCCCCCGCTCCAGGAGCAGCTGCGGCTGCTGCGGCGCCTGTGGCCCGGCCCGCTGGTGTGCCGCTGGAACCTCAACCCCGTGCATGGCGCCTATGGCTACGAAGATGCCGAAGCGCTCTACAGCCCGTTCGACCGCATCGTCCACCCCGCGCCGGAGGTGCAGGCCGTGCTGGCCCGCGCCCTGTCCGGCATCACCGGCGCCGGGCAGAACGCCTTCGTGGCGATCAGCAACCATGCGGAGGGCTGCGCGCCCCTCACGATACGGACCCTGGCCGCGCAGGTGGCAGCGCTGCGCGCTCCGCAGCCATCGCCACCGCCGGACTAA
- a CDS encoding multidrug effflux MFS transporter, whose translation MSSSPFLRMALVLGLLSAIGPFAIDMYLPALPEIGRGLDAPVGAVQWSLTAFFLSLGAGQLLYGPVSDMAGRKPPLYFGLGLFTVASIGCALATSIEALLVLRFLQGLGAAAGMVVPRAVVRDLHTGPEAARLMSLLMLVFSVSPLLAPLAGSGVIAVAGWRGVFWAVAVAAVAGLLLVRSALQETRPAADRAGSNLAGALRGYAQLLRDPHYMGLVFIGGCAMAGFFVYLAGSPFVLINHYGLTPLQYSLAFSFNAAAFFAMAQFNGMLSARYGLVPLVKVAATASGLVMAAMLTYYLLGGDRLAVLIALYFVASALMGLVIPTTSVLALEDHGAIAGTASALMGTLQMLTGAVAMALVGMFADGRPLPMVTGMATGAFLGVALCWITLGRGGPSAPAAGQGAQG comes from the coding sequence ATGTCTTCTTCGCCTTTTCTGCGCATGGCCCTGGTTCTGGGCCTGCTTTCGGCCATCGGGCCCTTCGCCATCGACATGTACCTGCCCGCGCTGCCCGAGATCGGGCGCGGCCTGGATGCGCCCGTGGGTGCCGTGCAATGGAGCCTGACGGCCTTTTTCCTGTCGCTCGGGGCGGGCCAGCTGCTCTACGGCCCCGTGTCCGACATGGCGGGGCGCAAGCCTCCGCTGTATTTCGGCCTGGGGCTTTTCACGGTGGCCAGCATCGGCTGCGCGCTGGCGACCAGCATCGAAGCCTTGCTGGTGCTGCGCTTCCTGCAGGGCCTGGGCGCCGCGGCGGGCATGGTGGTGCCGCGCGCGGTGGTGCGTGACCTGCACACGGGCCCCGAGGCCGCGCGGCTGATGTCGCTGCTCATGCTGGTGTTCAGCGTGTCGCCCTTGCTCGCGCCTCTGGCGGGCAGCGGAGTGATCGCCGTGGCGGGCTGGCGCGGCGTTTTCTGGGCGGTGGCGGTGGCGGCGGTGGCTGGCCTGTTGCTGGTGCGCTCTGCACTGCAGGAAACCCGGCCCGCTGCCGACCGTGCAGGCAGCAATCTGGCCGGTGCGTTGCGCGGCTACGCACAGCTGCTGCGCGATCCCCATTACATGGGCCTGGTGTTCATCGGCGGCTGCGCGATGGCGGGTTTCTTCGTCTACCTGGCCGGTTCGCCGTTCGTGCTGATCAACCACTACGGGCTCACGCCGCTGCAGTACAGCCTGGCGTTCTCCTTCAACGCGGCCGCGTTCTTCGCGATGGCCCAGTTCAACGGCATGCTGAGCGCGCGCTATGGGCTCGTGCCGCTGGTGAAGGTGGCGGCCACGGCGTCGGGGCTGGTGATGGCCGCGATGCTCACCTACTACCTCTTGGGCGGCGACCGGCTGGCCGTGCTGATCGCGCTGTATTTCGTGGCTAGCGCCCTGATGGGGCTGGTGATTCCCACCACCTCGGTCCTCGCGCTGGAAGACCACGGAGCGATCGCCGGCACGGCCTCCGCGCTCATGGGCACGCTGCAGATGCTGACGGGCGCCGTGGCGATGGCGCTGGTCGGCATGTTCGCCGATGGCCGGCCGCTGCCCATGGTGACCGGGATGGCCACGGGCGCCTTTCTGGGCGTGGCGCTCTGCTGGATCACCCTCGGCCGCGGCGGCCCGTCGGCCCCGGCGGCAGGGCAGGGGGCGCAGGGTTGA
- a CDS encoding MFS transporter — MAGAQAPASAAGAAVPAGVPDGLEPPARARAMLVIILGIAVAVLDGSIVNLALPAIARELNAGAPQAIWVVNAYQIATLGMLLPLAALGERIGYRRVYLIGMLLFAVSSIGAMLASSLTTLIAARAVQGLGAAGIMSVNAALVRLTYPRARLGQGLAINSLVVAASSVAGPSVAAAILSVSSWPMLFAINLPLGLVTLWLGRRALPFNPQRPAGSAPGAGAARFSVLDVALNVLMFALVFIGGDQLGVRAEAGGSPLAGAAMLLAGVAVGVVYLRRQIALERRHATPLFPVDLMRIPVFALSMGASVAAFCAQMLAFLSLPFLLLEAHGRSHVEAGLLITPWPLAIVAVAPLAGRLIGRVPDGVLGGIGMAVLAGGLAALATLPVDPGALGVVWRMALCGAGFALFQSPNNHTIVTSAPLQRSGAAGGMLSTARLTGQTLGAVLLAVIFAVWGTHGGRAETVALWLASGCAVLAGVCSVLRLRPAGTQRTNGH; from the coding sequence ATGGCCGGCGCGCAGGCTCCAGCCTCCGCTGCCGGCGCTGCGGTTCCTGCGGGAGTGCCGGACGGGCTCGAGCCTCCTGCCCGCGCGCGGGCCATGCTGGTCATCATCCTGGGCATCGCGGTCGCGGTGCTGGACGGCAGCATCGTCAATCTCGCCCTGCCCGCCATCGCGCGCGAGTTGAATGCCGGCGCGCCGCAGGCCATCTGGGTGGTGAACGCCTACCAGATCGCCACGCTCGGCATGCTGCTGCCGCTGGCGGCGCTGGGAGAGCGCATCGGCTACCGGCGCGTCTACCTCATCGGCATGCTGCTGTTCGCGGTGTCGTCCATCGGAGCGATGCTTGCCTCGTCGCTCACCACGCTCATCGCGGCGCGTGCCGTGCAGGGCCTGGGGGCTGCCGGGATCATGAGCGTGAACGCGGCACTGGTGCGGCTGACCTACCCACGCGCGCGCCTGGGACAGGGGCTGGCGATCAACTCGCTGGTGGTGGCGGCCTCGTCGGTGGCCGGTCCCTCGGTGGCCGCGGCCATCCTGTCGGTGTCGTCGTGGCCGATGTTGTTCGCCATCAATCTGCCGCTGGGGCTGGTGACGCTCTGGCTCGGGCGCCGCGCGCTGCCCTTCAACCCGCAGCGGCCGGCGGGCAGCGCGCCCGGCGCCGGCGCGGCGCGGTTCTCGGTGCTGGACGTGGCGCTCAATGTGCTGATGTTCGCGCTGGTATTCATCGGGGGCGACCAGCTGGGCGTGCGCGCCGAGGCGGGCGGCTCGCCGCTCGCCGGGGCGGCGATGCTGCTGGCGGGCGTGGCCGTGGGCGTGGTCTACCTGCGCCGGCAGATCGCGCTCGAACGGCGCCATGCCACGCCGCTCTTCCCCGTGGACCTGATGCGCATCCCCGTGTTCGCGCTGTCGATGGGGGCGTCGGTGGCGGCGTTCTGCGCGCAGATGCTGGCATTCCTTTCGCTGCCCTTTCTGCTGCTGGAGGCCCACGGGCGCTCGCACGTGGAGGCCGGGCTGCTGATCACGCCGTGGCCGCTGGCCATCGTGGCGGTGGCGCCGCTGGCCGGCCGCCTGATCGGGCGCGTGCCGGACGGAGTGCTGGGCGGTATCGGCATGGCGGTGCTGGCGGGTGGGCTCGCCGCGCTGGCCACCCTGCCGGTCGACCCGGGCGCGCTGGGCGTCGTCTGGCGGATGGCGCTGTGCGGTGCCGGGTTCGCGCTGTTCCAGTCGCCCAACAACCACACCATCGTGACCTCGGCGCCGCTGCAGCGCTCGGGCGCCGCCGGCGGCATGCTGAGCACGGCGCGCCTGACCGGGCAGACGCTCGGCGCCGTGCTGCTGGCCGTGATCTTCGCGGTGTGGGGCACCCACGGCGGCCGCGCGGAAACCGTGGCGCTGTGGCTCGCTTCGGGCTGCGCGGTGCTGGCGGGCGTGTGCAGCGTGCTGCGCCTGCGCCCGGCCGGCACGCAGCGCACGAATGGGCATTGA
- a CDS encoding O-succinylhomoserine sulfhydrylase has product MSSESNRGGLPQGLHPDTLAVRESIPRSQYGEHSEALYLSSSFVQPDAQTAALRFAGEEEGYTYTRTSNPTVTAFERRLAAMEGTETAIGTATGMSAILLMCLALLKTGDHVVCSQSMFGSTIKLIGGELSRFGVQTTFVPQTDAAAWKAALRPETRLLFAETPTNPLTDLCDIAALSAIAREAGVLLAVDNCFASPALQQPAKLGADLVIHSGTKFLDGQGRVMAGAVCGPRSLIDEKLGPMIRSAGMNLSPFNAWVVLKGLETLSIRVRAQADNALRLATWLETHPAVGRVYYPGLASHPQHALAMRQQSGLGGAVLSFDVKTEGDAAQARLRAFHVIDSTQVCSITANLGDVKTTITHPASTSHGRLSEAQRQAAGIGQGLIRVAVGLEHIDDLKADLARGLDTLQ; this is encoded by the coding sequence ATGAGTTCCGAATCGAACCGCGGCGGCCTGCCGCAAGGTCTGCATCCCGACACGCTGGCCGTACGGGAGTCCATTCCGCGCAGCCAATATGGCGAGCATTCCGAGGCGCTCTACCTCAGCAGCAGTTTCGTGCAACCCGATGCGCAGACGGCCGCGCTGCGCTTTGCGGGCGAGGAAGAGGGCTACACCTACACCCGCACCAGCAATCCCACCGTAACCGCCTTCGAGCGCCGTCTCGCGGCCATGGAGGGCACCGAGACCGCCATCGGTACTGCGACGGGCATGTCCGCCATCCTGCTGATGTGTCTGGCCCTGCTCAAGACGGGCGACCATGTCGTCTGCTCGCAGTCGATGTTCGGATCCACCATCAAGCTGATCGGTGGAGAGCTGTCGCGGTTCGGTGTGCAGACCACCTTCGTGCCGCAGACGGATGCTGCTGCATGGAAGGCCGCGCTGCGGCCCGAAACCCGCCTTCTCTTCGCTGAGACGCCCACCAACCCGCTTACCGACCTGTGCGACATCGCCGCGCTGTCGGCGATTGCGCGGGAGGCCGGCGTGCTGCTGGCCGTGGACAACTGCTTCGCATCGCCGGCGCTCCAGCAGCCTGCGAAGCTGGGCGCGGATCTCGTCATCCATTCGGGGACCAAGTTCCTGGACGGGCAAGGGCGTGTGATGGCAGGTGCCGTGTGCGGCCCGCGATCGCTCATCGACGAGAAGCTCGGCCCGATGATTCGCAGCGCGGGAATGAACCTCTCGCCCTTCAATGCCTGGGTGGTGCTCAAGGGGCTGGAAACGCTCTCGATCCGCGTGCGGGCACAGGCCGACAATGCACTGCGCCTGGCCACCTGGCTGGAAACGCATCCGGCCGTGGGCCGGGTGTACTACCCCGGCCTCGCCTCTCATCCGCAGCACGCGCTGGCGATGCGCCAGCAGTCGGGCCTCGGCGGCGCGGTGCTCTCCTTCGACGTGAAGACCGAAGGCGATGCGGCACAGGCGCGCCTGCGCGCCTTCCACGTGATCGACAGCACGCAGGTGTGCAGCATCACGGCCAACCTGGGCGACGTGAAGACGACCATCACCCATCCCGCGAGCACATCGCATGGACGGCTCAGCGAAGCCCAGCGCCAGGCCGCAGGCATCGGACAGGGCCTGATCCGCGTGGCCGTGGGCCTGGAACACATCGACGACTTGAAGGCCGACCTTGCGCGCGGCCTGGATACCTTGCAATGA